The genomic stretch TGAGCGTATTTTTACGAACCCACAACATAGCTATACCAAAACTTTGTTAGACGCAGAGCCACAACGTGACATACCCGTATTGCTAAGCTCGGAGCCGTTATTACAGGTTAATGATTTTAAGGTATGGTTCCCGTTAAAGAGAGGCTTACTGCAACGCACCTATGACCATGTTAAAGCGGTTGATGGTGTGTCACTGCAATTACATCAAGGGGAAACGTTGGGTATTGTCGGTGAAAGTGGTTCAGGCAAAAGTACCTTGGTACGCGGGTTACTGCGGTTAATTAATAGCGAAGGTGATATTTGTTATAACGGCACTAATTTGCAGGGGCTCAATTTAACTGCGATGCGGGTATATCGTCAGTCGCTACAAATTGTGTTTCAAGATCCGTTTGGTAGTTTAAGTCCGCGTATGTCTGTACGGCAGATCATCAGTGAGGGCTTAGAGGTGCAGGGTCAACATAGCGATGCTGAAATTGAAACCGCCATTCATCAAGCTTTAGTGGATGTGGCTTTACCGGCGAGTGCTTTAGAGCGCTATCCACATCAGTTTTCAGGTGGCCAGCGTCAGCGTATTGCTATTGCACGGGCGTTAGTATTAAAACCTAAGATCTTGATTTTAGATGAGCCGACATCCGCATTGGATCGCACCGTACAAAAGCAAATTTTAGATTTATTGTGCCAATTACAGCAACAGCACCAATTAAGCTATATTTTTATCACCCATGACTTAAGCGTCGTCAGAGCGATGAGCCACCGTGTTTTAGTGCTTAAAGCAGGTAAAGTAGTGGAAGAGGGGGAAACTGAATCTGTGTTTAATCAGCCTCAGCAAACTTATACGCAAGCCTTGTTATCAGCTGCAATGTGTTTTAGCTAATGGCTATTGAATGCGATTGGTGAAAGCTATTTACTGGGAGTTATTTATTAAGTACTACTTATTTAATTACTGATTTAGTACGTGAAGTGACTCGTTTAGCACTTGGAGTTAATACTTTAGAGATACTTTTGTAGTGTTGATACTGGAAGCATGTTAGATTCGAATCACAAGATTTATGCGATTTTATTAAAATAAAGGATTATGGATGTCATCACTTGGAAACCATTTTTATCAGTATTTGTTAAGCGCTCAGAAAAGTGACGATGATAAAATTAAAGGTCGCGGTATTATTACCTTTGCACTGGTCGGTATTATTATTGGTGGTTATAGCGCATTAAAATGGAATAACCTCGATATCACAGCATTAGTCAATAGTTCTATGATCATGCTCATTGGCTTTATTTGTAGCATTGTGTTGATCAAACTTGCTGTGCATCCGATTATTGCCGGTAACGTCATGCAGCTTGGCGGCATGATCCATCTCACTAATTTAATGTTTCAAACGGGTGGTGCCAGCTCACATTCGATTATGTGGATTGCAGCAATGACCGTTTTTGCTTATATACTGATGAATGCACGATCTGGTTTTTTTTGGTCTGTGATCATGGTGATGATTTATGTTGCTATGATCGTCATGGACTATAGCGGTTATGAATTACCGCAATTGGTATTATCTACAAAAGATGCCCAAGTTGAACATTATTCAGCGCTACTATTGCCTCCTCTCGCTATTTGGTTTTCAAATCATTACAACAATACCTTACGCAGTAAAGCGATAGCCAGTAATCAGGCGGCGTTATTAGCGGCGGAATCAGCGTCACAAGCGGCGGTGCAAAGTCGTGAAGAATTACAGCTGTTATTTAATCAAGTCGGTGATACGGTCAAACAGTTGATGAAAACCTCGCACGATCTGACGACGCATTTATCGGTGATGTCACAATATGCTAAAGACATCGATGATGGTGTTGGCGAGCAGGTTTTTGCGACAAATCATATTAATGAACTATTACAGAATACCGCGACGTTAGTTAGTCAGTCTAACGATATCATCCAGACGGTCAGTAATGACTCTCAGCGTGCTGAAGAGCAAGCGGATAATAGTTCTATTGCGATGACGGCAACAATCACGTCAATGTCGGATATTAAAGCCAGTAATGATGCGATCGAAAAAGCTATTATGGTGATCACCGATATTGCCAACCAAACGAATTTATTAGCGCTTAATGCGGCTATTGAAGCGGCAAGAGCCGGGGAGATGGGGCGTGGGTTTGCGGTTGTTGCGGATGAAGTGCGTAACCTTTCCAAGCGCAGTACAGAGTCAGCCAATGAAATTAAGCTACTTATCGAAAAAAGTTCTTCTGATGTAAATAATGGTTATGAAGCTGTTGAGACCAACGCCGAAACCTTTGCTGAAATTATAGATGCAGTGACGAATATGAGCGGTCAGATAAGCAGTGTGACGGATAATGTGGTCAATACGGATAAAAACATCAGTGGTGTGCTCTCTGCTAGTGAGCAAGTGATCTCAGTGACGAAGAGTAACGAAGTGAATGTGCAATCTATGACGCAAAGTATCAGTGAGTTATTACAAGTGAGTAATGATTTAGGCGATATGTCGAGCCATTTGATGACGATGGTTAATAAGCATGCTTAGCCTCATTATTGTAAGCTATTTGTTAAATTATAGCCTTAAGCGATTGGCGTAAATTGTAACGTACAGCTGTAAAATACGACAGACACAAAAAAGCTCACTTATCATGGTGAGCTTTTTTGTAAATCTGAATGCTGTCTTTTTTCCAAAGCGCTAACCCGAAGTTAGAGTGAGATAACCAAGCACGCCGGCATTGAAAGTTCAAATACGATGTATACCATCTGTTTGACCAATAAAGTGGTCGGCTGTTTCGGTTTCTGATTTAAATATAGCGCATTACTTTTAATATGCAACTGTTGATATCTTATTTTTAGTGGTTTATTTTTGATGATTATTAACTTAGTGACATAGATCGTTATGATACGTGTAAATAACTGTTAAATTAAACCTGACCTCACAAAGAATTAATGTAGTTGCGAGCGGAGCCTTTGCACTACTTTAATGACATAGAAATAATTGCTAGATAAGGATATCAAATGCAGTTACTTAAAATAATCGTGATGATGACGGTGTTGTTACCGATATTGTGGCCGGCAGTCGCGAAAGCAAATAATTGTGCCATCGTAGTTAAATTAGAATCAGCTTATTTACAGAATAAAACGATTTACCTTGATGAGACTTTATCCCAGCCAGTGGTGGATCATCAATTATGCCTTAGCAGTGATATTGCGCATAATACTGGGCCTTATTATTTGGAGTTATTTTCAGAGCAAGGTATCAACCTCGACGCTTTACTTATTTTTCCTGAATATATCCAACGTGACGTGGTGCTCATTACCACGGCTGACTTACTGATTAATTTTTGTCGTCAATGTAATGACCTTGAGTATTATGAGCAGTTTATTAATTCCACTTCTGTACAAGCTGTTGCTACAAAGATGGATGCTATTATTGCCAAACGCCCACAAGCGATTATGCTTGATGTGATCAAGCAGCAATTTCAACAGACGTTATTAAATCTTTATAAATTAGACATCGTTCCACAGCAAGTTATCGAGCCTGAAGTGGATAATCAGCCCGTTGACACTGATTTAAAAAAAGCCGATTTGAACAACGCAGATGCTCAACACGTTGCGGTGAAAGAAGTTGATGGGGATGAACAACATCGGCTTCAGCAACTGCAAAAGCAAGGTTTCTCGGTACAGCTACCGCATCACTTCCTACCCGTGTATCAAGGCGCAGAGTTAAAGAACTTCATTCCGGAAGGTTTAGACCTTAATCGTGTCGCAAGTTTACCATTAGCCAGTTATAGCGTTGATGCAAGTGCGAGAACAGTACTGGATTTCTATCAATCCTTGTACCCAGATTATGCCCGGATCAAGTTTGGCAATTTTGTGGTGTTGGTCGAAGATAAACAGCCATTTGAGGGATATAGTCCTGAGTATATGGCGATCCCGCATATCGTGATTTCGGCAGACCCGCTTGGTCACGGTAACACGATATTACAAATCATTTATCGACCAGACACCACTGGTATTAAGGGAAGTCGTGTAATGACCTTTAAACCCGTGACATGAGCAATTTGATCCTCATCCCACAGGGTATCTTGGGTTATTGAGAGCGTTAAACTGACGGCGATGCCTTGTATTATGCCTAATAGTAATCCCAGTAGAATATAGCTGATGATAGGTAAGTTAATTGTTTGTTCAGAAATGAAGGGAGGAGTCACTATTTTAATGTTGGTTGTTAATTCATGCTCGCCAAGTGCGTTACTTATTATGATCATTTCATGACGTGTTGATAGATCTAAATATAAGTTATTTTTAGCGAGGTAATCACGTTTTAATCGCAGTAATTCCAATTCAATCGTGACATATTTATGCTGATTATCTTGGAATCTTTGGTGCTGTTCTTCCAGTTTTGCTCGCTCTTGTGTTATTTTTTCGATGTGATGCTTGAAACGTTCATAATCTTTAAGTTGTCTCAGTAGTAGAGGTGTTAGCTGGGTAGCTAATGCCTGCTGTGTTAGTCTTGCTATCCGGCTGAGAAATTGTTCCAGGGATTGCTGAGTTTGAATATGGGTCAGTAATTCGCGTCTTTGTTGCTTTAAACGTGCTAACTGTTGATTGGTTGATTTTACCTGTGAATGCTGTTCGGTGTAATGCTGCTGTTGTTGGATTTTTAGTGCTTCTAGCTGCATGATCTTGTTATCAATGAACTGAGCCGCTGGATTGGTAAGAATGAGTTTTTTGGTGAGTAATGTGAATTTAGCTTGGTATAACGCTAATTCCTGAGTTGTCTTTTGTAGGCGCGTATTAATATCGGTTAGTGCCAATTCCCTTGCTTGATATAATTCAGGAATGATATCGATATTTTTTTTCGTGTAATTTAACAAAACCTGTTCGGATTTTTGTAATATTTTATGCTGTTGATTAAGTTGCTCTGCAAGGAAGGCTTTACTGCTTAATGCCAGATCTTGATTCGGTTTAGTCAGGCGTAAAATAAACTGCTCGGTGACCACGGATAAGATCACACTTAACTGCTGCGGATCAGGCCATTCCATTTCAATTTTAATCAGCTCTGATCCCGTTAGTGACAGCTTTAAGGCGTTTTTAATTTGATTAATGACTTGTTGTTGTTGCCAAGCTGAATCATTTTCATCAATTAATCCAACTTGTTTCGCGACTTCCAGTAATATTGGTTTGCGCTTGACCAGAATATTGATCGCTTTAAAGCGAGATTGGATGTTAAAGGGGAGTGATAGCTCAGCTAAAAATGGATTTAATACGGTGCTTTCTTGTAATAATATATTGGTATGTGAATAGTAATTTTCAGGTATGCTGCGCCCAACAAAGTAGCCTATTATTGGCATAGTGATGATGGGGATCAGTAAGTAAAAGCGTTTTCGCCAAAATATAGCACAAAGCTGATAAAGCTTAATCCATAGGGCCATAAGTCATTGCCATAAAGTGAACGCGTCATAGGAACCTTTATTAAAGGTAGTTAGCGGTATGCATTATGGCAACATTCATTTAAATAAAAGTACTTATTTAAAAACAGCAGATTAGTTGTTTTTATCTGTGTTTTTTTGCGCCTGTAAGGCTATTTCGCAGAGGGTTTCTATCCCTTGCACGACTCGGGGTGAAAAACGGTGTGAAACATCGGGGTTAACTCGAAATATATTTCCATGCTTAACGGCTGGAATACTTTTCCAGATTTGCCATTGGGCTAATTCTGCATCATTTACTGACCCGGCGATGATCACCGCGGGTTGTTTCACTAGTACTTGCTCTACGTTGATAACTGGATAGGGTACTGGACTGTCATTAAACACATTGTTAAAGCCACATAATTGAAATTGTTGCTGCAACCAGGGGTCATTCGCTACTGTCATTAACGGGGTTGGCCAGACTTGATAGAATAAATCTTGTTGTGGATTATGTTTATATTTAGTGCGCAGTGTGGCCAAGGCTGTTCGGTACTGATCACTGACGGGGTCGGCAATCTTTTCTGTGCCAAGCATTCTGCCAAGTCGCTGTATTTGAATGCCGATATCATCTAACCCACCGGTTTTTGAGGCATAAACTGGTATGCCAAATTTTTTCAGTTGCTCGATGTCCGCGGCTGAATTACCTTGCTGCCAGTAAATAATCATGTCTGGTTCTAACGCCAGTATGGTTTCGACATTGATCTGCTGTGAGCTAGCAACAATTGGCAATGTTTTGGCGGCTTCAGGGTAATCTG from Moritella marina ATCC 15381 encodes the following:
- a CDS encoding cobalamin-binding protein, with product MFVHVRSVSLFIMALSLLFPSVLFPSVHAQSLTESKKYPQRIISLSPHTTELVFAAGGGDRLIGVSAYSDYPEAAKTLPIVASSQQINVETILALEPDMIIYWQQGNSAADIEQLKKFGIPVYASKTGGLDDIGIQIQRLGRMLGTEKIADPVSDQYRTALATLRTKYKHNPQQDLFYQVWPTPLMTVANDPWLQQQFQLCGFNNVFNDSPVPYPVINVEQVLVKQPAVIIAGSVNDAELAQWQIWKSIPAVKHGNIFRVNPDVSHRFSPRVVQGIETLCEIALQAQKNTDKNN
- a CDS encoding methyl-accepting chemotaxis protein codes for the protein MSSLGNHFYQYLLSAQKSDDDKIKGRGIITFALVGIIIGGYSALKWNNLDITALVNSSMIMLIGFICSIVLIKLAVHPIIAGNVMQLGGMIHLTNLMFQTGGASSHSIMWIAAMTVFAYILMNARSGFFWSVIMVMIYVAMIVMDYSGYELPQLVLSTKDAQVEHYSALLLPPLAIWFSNHYNNTLRSKAIASNQAALLAAESASQAAVQSREELQLLFNQVGDTVKQLMKTSHDLTTHLSVMSQYAKDIDDGVGEQVFATNHINELLQNTATLVSQSNDIIQTVSNDSQRAEEQADNSSIAMTATITSMSDIKASNDAIEKAIMVITDIANQTNLLALNAAIEAARAGEMGRGFAVVADEVRNLSKRSTESANEIKLLIEKSSSDVNNGYEAVETNAETFAEIIDAVTNMSGQISSVTDNVVNTDKNISGVLSASEQVISVTKSNEVNVQSMTQSISELLQVSNDLGDMSSHLMTMVNKHA
- a CDS encoding GumC family protein; translated protein: MALWIKLYQLCAIFWRKRFYLLIPIITMPIIGYFVGRSIPENYYSHTNILLQESTVLNPFLAELSLPFNIQSRFKAINILVKRKPILLEVAKQVGLIDENDSAWQQQQVINQIKNALKLSLTGSELIKIEMEWPDPQQLSVILSVVTEQFILRLTKPNQDLALSSKAFLAEQLNQQHKILQKSEQVLLNYTKKNIDIIPELYQARELALTDINTRLQKTTQELALYQAKFTLLTKKLILTNPAAQFIDNKIMQLEALKIQQQQHYTEQHSQVKSTNQQLARLKQQRRELLTHIQTQQSLEQFLSRIARLTQQALATQLTPLLLRQLKDYERFKHHIEKITQERAKLEEQHQRFQDNQHKYVTIELELLRLKRDYLAKNNLYLDLSTRHEMIIISNALGEHELTTNIKIVTPPFISEQTINLPIISYILLGLLLGIIQGIAVSLTLSITQDTLWDEDQIAHVTGLKVITRLPLIPVVSGR
- a CDS encoding ABC transporter ATP-binding protein, producing MTVLEINDLSINFGSNEVVKHVSFLIEKGKTFALVGESGSGKSVTALSILQLLPFPAAHYPSGNIKLMDKDVIGKNHAVMQSLRGNRASMIFQEPMTSLNPLHTIEKQISEILFLHQGLNKKAAHARCLELLALVAIPDPVNRLGSYPHELSGGQRQRVMIAMALANEPDLLIADEPTTALDVTVQLQILELLKSLQAKLGMAILMITHDLNIVRHLADDVAVMQQGEIVESGSVERIFTNPQHSYTKTLLDAEPQRDIPVLLSSEPLLQVNDFKVWFPLKRGLLQRTYDHVKAVDGVSLQLHQGETLGIVGESGSGKSTLVRGLLRLINSEGDICYNGTNLQGLNLTAMRVYRQSLQIVFQDPFGSLSPRMSVRQIISEGLEVQGQHSDAEIETAIHQALVDVALPASALERYPHQFSGGQRQRIAIARALVLKPKILILDEPTSALDRTVQKQILDLLCQLQQQHQLSYIFITHDLSVVRAMSHRVLVLKAGKVVEEGETESVFNQPQQTYTQALLSAAMCFS